One Endozoicomonas gorgoniicola DNA window includes the following coding sequences:
- a CDS encoding protein kinase family protein — translation MRRLFGKRLSDRDFQTLRKGAEVIERDGDGDKVLRLNDGSFLKLFMVKSRFSSARFLPYSVRFARNADRLHQLNIPTVKIINCYRIPSIARTAVHYQPLPGKTLRQALPLVSEQQRQQLLADNARLIARMHRLGVYFRSAHLGNIVQQPDGTLGLIDIADMRFSFGALKKELCLRNFCHMARYEVDVAYLLENNTFPSVYAEQANNIDAEEVARVIQAGTVNEI, via the coding sequence ATGCGGCGGCTGTTTGGCAAGCGACTTTCTGACAGGGATTTTCAGACCTTGCGCAAGGGCGCAGAAGTTATCGAGCGCGATGGGGATGGTGATAAAGTCCTGCGTCTGAACGATGGCTCGTTCCTGAAACTGTTTATGGTAAAAAGCCGGTTCAGTTCTGCCCGGTTCCTGCCCTATTCTGTTCGTTTTGCACGAAATGCCGACAGGCTGCATCAACTGAATATTCCGACGGTAAAGATAATTAACTGCTACCGTATACCGTCTATTGCAAGAACCGCAGTGCATTATCAGCCGTTGCCGGGCAAGACCCTGCGGCAGGCGCTGCCTCTGGTCAGCGAACAGCAGAGACAGCAGTTACTGGCAGACAATGCCCGACTGATCGCCAGAATGCACAGGCTGGGCGTGTATTTTCGCTCAGCACACCTGGGCAATATTGTGCAGCAGCCCGATGGTACTCTCGGGTTGATCGATATTGCCGATATGCGCTTTAGCTTCGGCGCTCTGAAAAAAGAGTTGTGCTTAAGGAATTTCTGTCACATGGCCCGTTACGAGGTCGATGTGGCTTACCTGCTTGAAAATAACACCTTCCCCTCGGTGTATGCGGAACAGGCCAATAATATAGACGCTGAAGAAGTGGCCCGTGTTATTCAGGCAGGAACTGTAAACGAGATTTGA
- the typA gene encoding translational GTPase TypA, whose protein sequence is MIEKLRNIAIIAHVDHGKTTLVDKLLQQSGTLGRKDQGAERIMDSNDQEKERGITILAKNTAINWQDFHINIVDTPGHADFGGEVERVISMVDSVLLLVDAVDGPMPQTRFVTQKAFEQGLRPIVVINKIDRPGARPDWVMDEVFDLFDRLGATEEQLDFPIIYASALNGIAGDDPENMAEDMTPLFEMITRNVPAPKVDVDAPFQMQVSALDYSSFLGVIGVGRITRGTLKPSTPIKLIGADGKVRSAKILKVMGHLGLERVDVEEARAGDIVCVTGIDKLNISDTLCHPDNVEALPPLTVDEPTVSMTFQVNDSPFAGQDGKYVTSRNIKDRLEQELLHNVALRVEQGDSADKFKVSGRGELHLSVLIETMRREGFELGVSRPEVVVREIDGVKQEPYEQVVIDIEEEHQGSLMEEMGLRKAELTNMVPDGKGRVRLEFVMPARGLIGFRSQFLTMTSGSGILTNVFDHYGVVKDGEVTHRQNGVLVSMVNGKVLGYALWNLQDRGRLFLPPNVDVYEGQIIGLHNRDNDLVVNPTKGKQLTNVRASGSDENIQLTPPIRHSLEQALEFIDDDELVEVTPNHIRLRKKFLKEHERKRASRSK, encoded by the coding sequence GTGATAGAAAAACTTCGCAATATAGCCATCATAGCGCACGTTGACCACGGTAAAACGACGCTGGTAGACAAACTGCTACAACAGTCCGGTACTCTGGGTCGCAAGGATCAGGGTGCTGAGCGCATCATGGATTCCAACGATCAGGAAAAAGAGCGCGGCATTACCATCCTGGCGAAAAATACGGCGATCAACTGGCAGGATTTCCACATCAATATTGTGGACACGCCGGGACACGCCGACTTCGGTGGTGAAGTCGAACGGGTTATCTCCATGGTGGACTCCGTATTGCTGCTGGTCGACGCCGTAGATGGCCCAATGCCCCAGACGCGTTTTGTGACCCAGAAGGCGTTTGAGCAGGGACTGCGCCCAATTGTGGTCATCAACAAGATTGACCGTCCGGGCGCCCGTCCTGACTGGGTAATGGATGAAGTGTTTGACCTGTTTGACCGTCTGGGTGCAACTGAAGAGCAGCTGGATTTCCCGATCATTTACGCTTCTGCCCTGAACGGTATTGCCGGTGATGACCCTGAGAATATGGCGGAAGACATGACGCCACTGTTCGAAATGATTACCCGCAACGTACCGGCGCCCAAGGTGGATGTTGACGCACCTTTCCAGATGCAGGTGTCTGCCCTGGATTACAGCAGCTTCCTGGGTGTTATCGGTGTGGGTCGTATCACCCGTGGTACTCTGAAGCCTTCCACTCCGATCAAGCTGATTGGTGCAGATGGCAAGGTACGCAGCGCCAAAATTCTGAAAGTGATGGGCCATCTTGGTCTGGAGCGTGTTGATGTAGAAGAGGCCCGTGCGGGTGATATCGTCTGCGTGACCGGTATCGACAAACTGAATATCTCTGACACCCTGTGCCACCCGGATAATGTTGAAGCGCTGCCACCACTGACTGTGGATGAGCCAACCGTTAGCATGACCTTCCAGGTTAACGACTCTCCGTTTGCTGGTCAGGATGGCAAGTATGTGACTTCCCGTAATATTAAGGATCGTCTGGAGCAGGAACTGCTGCACAACGTTGCCCTGCGGGTAGAACAAGGCGACAGCGCCGACAAGTTCAAAGTATCGGGTCGTGGTGAGCTGCACCTGTCTGTTCTGATTGAAACCATGCGTCGTGAAGGCTTCGAACTGGGTGTTTCCCGCCCTGAAGTAGTGGTACGCGAAATCGACGGTGTCAAACAGGAGCCATACGAACAGGTGGTGATTGACATCGAAGAAGAACATCAGGGTTCCCTGATGGAAGAGATGGGTCTGCGTAAAGCTGAACTGACCAATATGGTACCAGACGGCAAAGGTCGTGTACGTCTGGAATTCGTCATGCCAGCCCGTGGCCTGATCGGTTTCCGTTCCCAGTTCCTGACCATGACGTCCGGTAGCGGTATCCTGACCAATGTCTTTGATCACTACGGTGTCGTAAAAGACGGTGAAGTGACTCATCGCCAGAACGGTGTGCTGGTTTCCATGGTCAACGGCAAGGTGCTGGGTTATGCCCTGTGGAATCTACAAGACCGTGGTCGTTTATTCCTGCCGCCTAATGTTGACGTGTATGAGGGCCAGATTATTGGTCTGCATAACCGTGATAACGATCTGGTGGTTAACCCGACTAAAGGTAAGCAGCTGACTAACGTCCGTGCCTCCGGCTCTGATGAAAACATTCAGCTGACGCCACCGATTCGTCACTCTCTGGAGCAGGCTCTGGAGTTCATTGATGACGATGAACTGGTAGAGGTAACACCTAACCACATTCGTTTGCGCAAGAAGTTCCTGAAGGAGCATGAGCGTAAGCGTGCCAGCCGTTCTAAATAA
- the msbA gene encoding lipid A export permease/ATP-binding protein MsbA: protein MAMSEPAKASGLQIYLRLLSYVKPYTGFFVISLLGYALFALSQPAFARLLEYFVEALEGSHATISKDLSGFVPIEVFASAALIPAVMTVIAILRGIGSFMGNYYLAKVGMNIVHDLRCLMFNHMMQLPNEYFDNNNSGHLIARITYNVGMVTTAATDAIKVVVREGLTVVFLILYLLMTNWKLTLVFFAVGPLIALVVTTASKRFRKLSSKIQDSMGDLTHVSSESINGYRVVRGFGGEDYERDRFRGASTKNTRQSLKMTKASAIHTPTLQLLVNSALAILFFLVLWLKGDATTASLVSFVTAAALLPKPIRQLSEVNANIQRGIAAAESIFKMADETPEPDHGSFTSEKIEGRLEFKNVTFQYPNADRPALDNISFTVEPGQTIALVGRSGSGKTTLANLVPRFYNHGQGQILLDGTDVEDFSLRNLRSHIALVDQNVTLFNDTVSQNIAYGLLDKTSETDIKAAADAAYASEFVANMPEGFDTLVGEDGVLLSGGQRQRLAIARAILKDAPVLILDEATSALDTESERHIQAALEEVMKGRTTLVIAHRLSTIENADRILVMDKGQIVETGNHAELLAQGGHYAKLHKLQFKEDQEALLEAL, encoded by the coding sequence ATGGCCATGTCAGAACCAGCCAAGGCCAGTGGCCTGCAGATTTATCTGCGGCTATTGTCCTATGTAAAGCCCTACACCGGCTTCTTTGTTATCAGCCTGCTCGGCTACGCCCTGTTTGCATTAAGCCAGCCCGCCTTTGCCCGGCTGCTGGAATACTTTGTAGAAGCCCTGGAAGGCAGCCATGCCACCATCAGCAAAGACCTGAGTGGATTTGTACCCATTGAAGTGTTTGCTTCGGCAGCACTGATACCAGCCGTTATGACCGTTATTGCGATTTTGCGCGGTATCGGCTCTTTTATGGGTAACTACTACCTCGCAAAAGTGGGTATGAATATCGTTCATGACCTGCGCTGTCTGATGTTCAACCACATGATGCAGCTGCCTAATGAATATTTCGACAACAATAACTCCGGTCATCTCATAGCCCGTATCACTTACAATGTTGGCATGGTGACCACTGCCGCCACTGACGCCATCAAGGTGGTGGTTCGTGAAGGCTTGACCGTGGTTTTCCTGATTTTGTACCTGTTGATGACAAACTGGAAGCTGACGCTGGTATTCTTTGCTGTGGGTCCTCTGATTGCATTGGTCGTGACAACGGCCAGCAAGCGTTTCCGTAAGCTGAGTTCAAAAATTCAGGACTCTATGGGTGACCTGACTCATGTCAGCTCTGAAAGCATTAATGGCTACAGAGTTGTACGGGGCTTTGGTGGCGAAGACTACGAAAGAGATCGTTTTAGAGGAGCCAGTACCAAAAACACCCGACAAAGCCTCAAAATGACCAAGGCTTCGGCTATTCACACGCCAACCCTGCAACTGCTGGTTAATTCTGCCCTTGCGATCCTGTTCTTTCTGGTACTCTGGCTGAAGGGTGATGCAACCACTGCCTCTCTGGTCAGTTTTGTGACCGCAGCTGCCCTGCTTCCGAAACCGATTCGTCAGCTCAGTGAAGTCAATGCCAATATCCAAAGGGGTATTGCCGCTGCTGAAAGTATATTTAAAATGGCGGATGAAACGCCTGAGCCTGACCACGGCTCCTTCACCTCAGAGAAAATTGAAGGCCGCCTGGAATTCAAAAACGTTACCTTCCAGTACCCGAATGCTGACCGCCCTGCGTTGGACAATATCAGCTTTACCGTAGAACCCGGTCAGACCATAGCTCTGGTGGGTCGATCCGGTTCGGGCAAAACCACTCTGGCTAATCTGGTACCCCGCTTTTACAATCACGGGCAGGGGCAGATTCTGCTGGATGGCACCGATGTCGAAGACTTTTCCCTGAGAAACCTGCGCAGCCATATCGCCCTGGTTGACCAGAATGTCACCCTGTTTAACGACACGGTCAGCCAGAACATCGCCTATGGCTTGCTAGATAAAACCAGTGAAACCGACATTAAAGCGGCTGCCGATGCGGCTTATGCCAGCGAGTTTGTGGCTAACATGCCAGAAGGTTTTGATACTCTGGTCGGTGAAGACGGTGTACTGCTCTCCGGTGGTCAGCGTCAGCGGCTGGCGATTGCCCGGGCGATTTTGAAAGACGCCCCGGTGCTTATTCTTGATGAAGCAACCTCGGCGCTGGATACTGAGTCCGAACGCCATATACAGGCAGCGCTGGAAGAAGTGATGAAAGGGCGAACCACGCTGGTCATTGCCCACCGCCTGTCCACCATTGAAAACGCCGACCGGATCCTGGTGATGGATAAGGGCCAGATTGTCGAAACCGGCAACCATGCCGAACTGCTGGCCCAAGGTGGTCACTACGCCAAGCTGCACAAACTGCAGTTTAAAGAAGATCAGGAAGCCCTGCTGGAAGCGCTGTAA